The Kluyvera intermedia genome includes the window GCAACTGACGCTTATAAGTTTAACAAATGTTTATTTATTTTCCATTGGTGATAATAAATATGAGTATATTAATTAGCCCTTTTAATTGAGAGGGTTAATAAAAAGGCGCCCATTGAGCGCCCGGCAAAAATTAAAGGAAGAAGGGACTTGGCTGGAAGAGTCTTTCCACATCGGATATATATTTTTTATCAGTCAGGAACATGATGACGTGGTCACCTTGTTCAATTCGCAGATTATCATTAGCAATCATGACGTCATTTCCGCGAACAACCGCACCGATAATTGTACCCGGGGGCAGCTTGATTTCATCAATTACACGGCCAACGACGCGAGATGTACTTTCATCACCATGGGCGACGGCTTCGATGGCTTCGGCAACACCACGACGTAATGATGAAACGCCGACAATATCCGCTTTACGTACGTGGCTCAGTAGGGCGGAGATCGTTGCCTGCTGCGGTGAAATTGCAATATCAATCACACTGCCTTGTACCAAATCGACATACGCCTTACGTTGAATAAGCACCATTACTTTTTTGGCACCCATCCGTTTCGCCAGCATGGCTGACATGATATTGGCTTCATCATCGTTGGTGACGGCAATAAACAGATCAACTTGATCGATATGCTCTTCTGCCAGTAACTCTTGATCCGATGCATCCCCAAAGAAAACGATGGTATTTTGTAGTTTTTCAGCCAGCTCAGCCGCGCGCTGCTGATTACGTTCAATCAGCTTCACGCTATAATCTTTTTCCAACTGACGAGCCAGGCCTGCGCCGATATTTCCACCGCCAACCAGCATAATTCTCTTGTAGGGCTTCTCCAGACGCTGTAACTCACTCATTACGGCCCGAATGTGCTGAGACGCGGCAATAAAGAAGACCTCATCTCCGGCTTCAACAATGGTTGAACCTTGCGGCCTGATGGGACGATCGTGGCGGAATATAGCCGCAACTCGAGTATCAATATGCGGCATATGATCGCGCATGGTAGAGAGCGCATTACCGACTAAAGGGCCGCCATAGTAGGCTTTCACCACTGCCAGGCTAACCTTGCCTTCGGCAAAATTAACGACCTGTAATGCGCCTGGATACTCAATTAGCCGGTAGATATTGTCGATAACCAGCTGTTCTGGTGCGATCAGGTGATCAATCGGCACGGCATCGCTTTGGAACAGCTTATCGGCATCACGGACGTAGTCAGGGGAGCGAATGCGTGCGATACGATTTGGTGTATTAAAGAGCGAATAGGCAACCTGGCAGGCCACCATATTCGTTTCATCTGAGCTGGTAACGGCAACCAGCATATCGGCATCATCAGCACCTGCTTCGCGTAAAACACGTGGATGGGAAGCATGGCCCTGAACAACACGCAGATCGAATTTATCCTGCAGGCTGCGAAGACGCTCGCCGTTAGTATCGATAATTGTGATGTCGTTATTTTCCCCGACCAGGTTTTCCGCAAGCGTTCCGCCGACTTGCCCGGCGCCCAGAATGATAATTTTCATCAGTTGTGACCCGTTATCTCATCATTTCTTGATTAGCTTAGCGTAGAAGAACCCGTCTCCTTCCTCCGCACCTGGTAAATTCTGACGTCCTGGCTGCTCTGGTGTACCGGTTTCGCTTAATACGGCATCCGGGGTTCGTGCCAGGAAAGCGGCTATCTGCTGCTGATTTTCTTCCGGCAAAATTGAACAAGTGGCATAGACCAGAGTGCCGCCCGTCTTGAGGTGTAACCAGGTTGCATTGAGGATCTCGGCCTGGAGCTGTGCGAGCTCGATGATATCGCGATCGCGACGTAACCATTTAATATCCGGATGACGGCGGATAACCCCGGTTGCTGAGCAGGGCGCATCCAGCAAGATACGGTCAAATTGCTGCTCGCCACACCATTGTGCTGGATGACGCCCGTCACCTTGTTTAACCGTTGCCTTCATACCAAGGCGTTTCAGGTTGTCGTAGACGCGTGATAGACGTTTTTCATCGACGTCGACGGCCATCACATCGGCTTGTGGAGCAACTTCCAGTATGTGGGTTGTCTTGCCGCCAGGTGCGCAGCACAGATCGAGGATTTGCTCACCATTTTGCGGTTGTAAATAGCTAACGCAGCCTTGAGCCGAGGCATCCTGAACGGTCACCCATCCCTGCTCGAAGCCAGGTAGTGCCAGCACTGAGGTTGGTGTTTCCAGGCGGACGGCGTCCGGATAATCCGGGTGCGGGAATCCATTAAGACCTGCTTCAGCGAGCAGCGCAAGCCAGGCATCGCGAGTGTGGAAGTTACGGTTTACACGCAACCACATCGGCGGGCGCTGATTATTAGCTTCAAGAATGCTTTCCCACTGTTGCGGGTAGGCGTCCCTGATACGCTTCACTAACCATGAAGGATGTAAATAACGCAGCTCAGTTTGAGCAAATTCGTTCAGGAGTTCTTCCTGACGACGCTGGAACTGACGAAGTACGCCGTTAATCAATCCCTTCAGCTGTTGACGCTTGATGACGACAGCGCCCTCAACGGTTTCGGCAAGCGCAGCGTGTGGAGGTATACGGGTATAAAGCAGCTGATAAAAGCCCACCATGATCAAATAATGGACCGTACGCTGTTTGCCCGTCATCGGACGTTCCATCAGCTGTTTAATCATCCATTCCAGCTGGGAGAGCGAGCGCAGCACGCCAAAGCAGAGCTCCTGTAGCAACGCTTTATCTTTATCGCCTACTTTTTGCTGTAGGGCGGGGAGTACGTTACTTAACGATTGCCCTTTTTCGACGACCTGCTCAACGGCCTGAGCCGCCATACTGCGTAAATTCAGTTGTTTTTTCATAACCGTAAAAATAAAAATGCCCGGAGACTCTGGGCTTTAAAAAGGGATGAACCGTCAGAGAAGGCGGTTTCCGGGTACAAACCACTCCCGGCGCGAATTCAGGAGATCCTGAGCGCTCATGGCTTTTTTACCTGCCGGTTGCAGCGAGATAAGATTCAAAATACCGTCCCCCGTAGCCACCTGAATACCCTGACGGGTTGCATCCAGAATGGTGCCTGGTTCAGCATTTGCGGGTTTATCTATCACCGTCGCTTGCCAGATCTTGACTGGCTGATCGTCAATGACGATATAGCTCATAGGCCATGGATTAAAGGCGCGGATACAGCGTTCCAGCTGAGCGGCGCTTAGCGTCCAGTCAACCCGAGCTTCTTCTTTGCTGAGCTTCTCCGCGTAGCTGACATGCGCTTCGTCCTGAACTTCAGGTTTTGCCGTACCGGTCGCCAACAGGCTTAGCGTATGTAAAAGACCCTGTGGGCCAAGCTCCGCCAGTTTGTCGTAGAGGCTGGCGCTGGTGTCGTCAGCGGTAATTGGACAGGAGAGCTTATGCAGCATATCGCCCGTGTCTAACCCTACGTCCATCTGCATGATAGTCACGCCAGTTTCCGTATCGCCAGCCCACAGTGAGCGTTGAATTGGCGCAGCACCACGCCAGCGTGGTAGCAAAGAGCCATGGACGTTAATGCATCCAAGACGCGGCATCGCCAGTACGGTTTTCGGGAGAATCAGACCATAGGCCACAACGACCATCACGTCGGCTTGTAACTCGGCTACCAGCTTCTGGTTTTCTTCTGGGCGCAGTGAGGCCGGCTGGAAGACAGGAATTCCTTTCTCCTCGGCCAATACTTTCACCGGGCTTGGCATCAGCTTCTTACCGCGACCCGCAGGGCGGTCCGGCTGGGTGAATACACCGACCACCTGGTGCTCAGACGACAGCAGCGCGTCGAGATGACGCGCTGCAAAATCAGGAGTGCCTGCAAAAATAATACGTAGTGAATCTGACACGTTAATCCTTATCCTTACGGACGCGCGTTCAGGCGATCCAGTTTTTCAACTTTCTGACGAATACGTTGCTGTTTAAGCGGCGACAGATAATCGATAAACAGCTTACCGACTAAATGGTCCATTTCATGCTGAATGCAGATAGCGAGCAGCTCGTCAGCTTCAAGTTCAAATGGGTTACCGTTACGGTCAAGAGCGCGGATTTTCACGCGTTCGGCGCGAGGAACCAGCGCTCGCTGTTCAGGAATCGACAAGCAGCCTTCTTCAATGCCGGTCTCGCCGTCTTTTTCCAGCAGTTCTGGATTAATGAGCACCAGTTGCTGGTCGCGATTCTCGGAAACATCAATCACGATAATACGTTTATGGATATCGACCTGTGTTGCAGCCAGACCAATACCTTCCTCTGCGTACATCGTCTCGAACATGTCGTCGACAATACGCTGGATTTCTTCATTCACTTCTTTTACCGGTTCGGCGACTTTGCGAAGACGCTCGTCCGGAATATGTAACACTTGCAAAACTGCCATAAATATCCAGAGTTGTGTTCAGGAGTAGGAAAGATTATTACCTCTATTCTAGACAAAACCCCCTCTAATTGACAGCATCAGTGACCAATCGCAAGGATTGCTGATGCCGCATGTGGCAAGGGAGAAAAGGATGTCACCAGAAGAGGTAGCCTTCCGTCTGCTGAAGGTTAATAATTTATACGGCGATGAAATGCTGAACGCATTACACGTTTTATCCCAGCAGGTTGATATTACTCGTCAGACACTGTCAGCATTGGGTTTTAGCGCCAAACAGGTTGAGCGTTTTTTCTCTTTTACGTCCGCGGAAATGGACGCGGCCAACAGTTGGTTGTTGGATCCTGAAAACACGCTGCTGCTGGCTGATTCTCCAGACTACCCTGAACCTTTGCGCGCGATTCGCGATTATCCGGCGGTATTGTGCGTGCGCGGTAATACGCAATTGTTAAGTTCATTGCAATTGGCTGTGGTTGGAAGCCGTCAGCACTCACTCTACGGCGAACGCTGGGGGCGATACTTCTGCGAGGCGCTTGCATCGCTGGGGCTGACGATTACTAGCGGTCTGGCGCTGGGCATCGATGGTGTTGCTCATCGCGGCGCGTTGCAAGCCGGTGGGAAAACGGTGGCGGTGCTGGGCAGCGGTCTACAACATATTTATCCCCATCGTCATCGCGCGCTGGCCGAAAATATTGTGGCTGGCGGTGGTGCTCTTGTCTCGGAGTTCCCGCTTGCAGCCACTCCCACACCGTATAATTTTCCTCGCCGAAACCGAATTATTAGTGGGTTAAGCCTTGGTGTCCTGGTGGTCGAGGCCGCGCTGCGTAGCGGCTCTCTTGTTACCGCACGTTGTGCATTGGAGCAAGGGAGGGAGGTTTTTGCTATTCCGGGGCCACTTGGCCATCCGGGCATGGAGGGTCCACATTGGCTGATCAAACAGGGGGCGGTGCTGGTCACCGAACCTGAGGATATTCTGGCGTTATATCCCGTCCTCAATAGGCTTTTACCTAATGAGTCTGAAATGACAAATTATTGTGCAGATAAGGAATCTGTAGCATTGCCATTTCCTGAGCTCCTGGCTAACGTAGGAGATGAGGCAACACCTGTTGACGTCGTCGCTGAACGTGCCGGCCAACCTGTGCCAGTGACCGTGGCTCAGCTACTTGAACTGGAGTTAGCAGGATGGATCGCAGCAGTACCCGGCGGCTATGTCCGATTAAGGAGGGCAGGCCATGTTCGACGTACTAATGTATTTGTTTGAGACCTACATCCATAACGAAGCAGAGATGCGAGTAGATCAGGACAGACTGACTCGGGATCTTACCGATGCGGGGTTTGAACGTGAAGATATCTTCAACGCATTAATGTGGCTGGAAAAGCTCGCCGACTATCAGGAAGGCCTCGTAGAACCGATGCAGCTTGCGTCCGATCCTCTCTCCGTGCGTATTTTTACATACGAAGAGAGTCAACGTCTTGATGCTAGCTGCCGTGGATTCCTGTTATTCCTGGAGCAGATTCAGGTGCTGAACCTCGAAACGCGGGAGATGGTGATTGAGCGCGTGATGGCTCTGGATACCGCGGAGTTTGAGCTGGAAGAACTGAAATGGGTCATTTTAATGGTTCTTTTCAATCTTCCGGGCAGTGAAAACGCGTATGAACAAATGGAAGAATTACTCTTCGAAACGAATGAAGGTATGCTGCATTAATCATTTTTGCGGCATCAAGAGTTGTTATGGTCAAATCAGCACTATTTTCGGTGCCTAAAAACGAGCCCTGTCCACAATGTGGGGCTGAACTGGTCATACGGTCCGGTAAACACGGGCCGTTTCTTGGCTGTTCTCATTATCCGGAATGCGATTATGTCCGCCCCCTGAAAAATCAGGCGGACGGACATATCGTGAAAGTCCTGGAGGGGCAGTCGTGTCCTGAGTGCGGAGCCGATCTGGTGCTGCGCCAGGGGCGCTTTGGCATGTTCATTGGGTGCAGCCAGTATCCTGAATGTGGACACACAGAAGTTATCGATAAACCAGATGAAACGGCAATCACTTGCCCAGCATGTCAGCAAGGACATCTGGTGCAACGTCGTTCCCGTTTTGGTAAAAACTTCCATTCCTGCGATCGCTATCCGGAATGTCAGTTTGTTATTAACTTCACTCCGCTAGCGGGAGAATGCCCTGAGTGCCATTACCCGCTACTTATCGAAAAGAAAACGGCGCAGGGCGTAAAACGTTTTTGTGCCAGTAAACAATGTGGAAAGCCGGTACCGGCGAAACAAATCAGTGAATAAAAACCTGCCATCAGAGACCGTGCAGCGTGCGGTAGTTGCTCTGAATAATAAAGAAGTCATCGCTTATCCCACCGAAGCTGTATTTGGCGTCGGCTGTGATCCCGACAGTGAAGAAGCCGTAATGAATCTGCTCGCGCTGAAACAGCGCCCGGTAGATAAAGGCCTCATTTTGATTGCAGCGAGTTTTGAACAGCTTCAACCTTATATAGATGACAGCATGCTGAGTGAAGAGCAAAGAGCCACCGTCTTTTCCCGTTGGCCGGGCCCGGTGACATTTGTTTTCCCCGCGAAGACAACGACGCCTGGTTGGTTAACAGGACGTTTTAGCTCCCTGGCCGTTCGCGTTAGCGATCATCCAGTGGTTATCGAACTGTGTAAGGCTTACGGTAAACCACTGGTTTCAACCAGTGCTAATCTGAGCGGCCAGGAGCCGTGCCGAACTACAGCTGAAGTGCTTGCGCAGTTTGGCGATGATTTCCCGGTGGTTGATGCACTAACGGGTGGCCGGTTGAATCCGTCAGAAATTCTCGATGCCCAGACGGGCGAACGTTTTCGCCAGGGATAATGTATGGAAAGCTACGTCGTTTTTGGCAACCCGATAGCCCACAGTAAATCGCCATTCATTCATGAGCAATTTGCGCAGCAGTTGCAAATTACTCATCCATATGGACGCATGCTGGCGCCGCTTGATGAGTTTACCGCGACATTGGACACCTTTTTCCAGCAAGGCGGCAGGGGAGCCAACGTCACCGTTCCTTTTAAAGAAGAGGCGTTTGCCAGAGCGGATGAGCTAACCGAGCGCGCGGCGCTAGCGGGTGCAGTCAATACACTCAAACGACTCGATGACGGTCGTATTCTTGGAGATAACACCGACGGTATCGGTTTGTTGAGCGATCTTGAACGACTGAAGTTGATAAAACCTGGATACCGTGTGCTGTTAATTGGGGCTGGTGGCGCGGCGCGCGGCGTGCTGCTGCCATTACTCTCACTTGATTGTAGTGTGACGATTACCAACCGTACTGAAGAGCGAGCACAGACCCTGGCCGATCTGTTCCGTCATACGGGTAGTGTGAGCGCGTTGTCGATGTCAGCATTGGGTGGCCATGAATTCGATCTCATCATTAATGCAACCTCGAGTGGTATTGCCGGTGAAATGCTGCCGATCCCGGCGTCGTTAGTGAATGCACATGTATGTTGCTATGACATGTTCTATCAAAAAGGGAATACTGCATTTTTAGCGTGGTGCGCGGAGCATGGCGCTAAGCATTATGCTGATGGGTTGGGAATGCTGGTGGG containing:
- the fmt gene encoding methionyl-tRNA formyltransferase, whose product is MSDSLRIIFAGTPDFAARHLDALLSSEHQVVGVFTQPDRPAGRGKKLMPSPVKVLAEEKGIPVFQPASLRPEENQKLVAELQADVMVVVAYGLILPKTVLAMPRLGCINVHGSLLPRWRGAAPIQRSLWAGDTETGVTIMQMDVGLDTGDMLHKLSCPITADDTSASLYDKLAELGPQGLLHTLSLLATGTAKPEVQDEAHVSYAEKLSKEEARVDWTLSAAQLERCIRAFNPWPMSYIVIDDQPVKIWQATVIDKPANAEPGTILDATRQGIQVATGDGILNLISLQPAGKKAMSAQDLLNSRREWFVPGNRLL
- a CDS encoding type I DNA topoisomerase: MVKSALFSVPKNEPCPQCGAELVIRSGKHGPFLGCSHYPECDYVRPLKNQADGHIVKVLEGQSCPECGADLVLRQGRFGMFIGCSQYPECGHTEVIDKPDETAITCPACQQGHLVQRRSRFGKNFHSCDRYPECQFVINFTPLAGECPECHYPLLIEKKTAQGVKRFCASKQCGKPVPAKQISE
- the tsaC gene encoding L-threonylcarbamoyladenylate synthase type 1 TsaC, with product MNKNLPSETVQRAVVALNNKEVIAYPTEAVFGVGCDPDSEEAVMNLLALKQRPVDKGLILIAASFEQLQPYIDDSMLSEEQRATVFSRWPGPVTFVFPAKTTTPGWLTGRFSSLAVRVSDHPVVIELCKAYGKPLVSTSANLSGQEPCRTTAEVLAQFGDDFPVVDALTGGRLNPSEILDAQTGERFRQG
- the def gene encoding peptide deformylase encodes the protein MAVLQVLHIPDERLRKVAEPVKEVNEEIQRIVDDMFETMYAEEGIGLAATQVDIHKRIIVIDVSENRDQQLVLINPELLEKDGETGIEEGCLSIPEQRALVPRAERVKIRALDRNGNPFELEADELLAICIQHEMDHLVGKLFIDYLSPLKQQRIRQKVEKLDRLNARP
- the dprA gene encoding DNA-protecting protein DprA, yielding MSPEEVAFRLLKVNNLYGDEMLNALHVLSQQVDITRQTLSALGFSAKQVERFFSFTSAEMDAANSWLLDPENTLLLADSPDYPEPLRAIRDYPAVLCVRGNTQLLSSLQLAVVGSRQHSLYGERWGRYFCEALASLGLTITSGLALGIDGVAHRGALQAGGKTVAVLGSGLQHIYPHRHRALAENIVAGGGALVSEFPLAATPTPYNFPRRNRIISGLSLGVLVVEAALRSGSLVTARCALEQGREVFAIPGPLGHPGMEGPHWLIKQGAVLVTEPEDILALYPVLNRLLPNESEMTNYCADKESVALPFPELLANVGDEATPVDVVAERAGQPVPVTVAQLLELELAGWIAAVPGGYVRLRRAGHVRRTNVFV
- the rsmB gene encoding 16S rRNA (cytosine(967)-C(5))-methyltransferase RsmB; its protein translation is MKKQLNLRSMAAQAVEQVVEKGQSLSNVLPALQQKVGDKDKALLQELCFGVLRSLSQLEWMIKQLMERPMTGKQRTVHYLIMVGFYQLLYTRIPPHAALAETVEGAVVIKRQQLKGLINGVLRQFQRRQEELLNEFAQTELRYLHPSWLVKRIRDAYPQQWESILEANNQRPPMWLRVNRNFHTRDAWLALLAEAGLNGFPHPDYPDAVRLETPTSVLALPGFEQGWVTVQDASAQGCVSYLQPQNGEQILDLCCAPGGKTTHILEVAPQADVMAVDVDEKRLSRVYDNLKRLGMKATVKQGDGRHPAQWCGEQQFDRILLDAPCSATGVIRRHPDIKWLRRDRDIIELAQLQAEILNATWLHLKTGGTLVYATCSILPEENQQQIAAFLARTPDAVLSETGTPEQPGRQNLPGAEEGDGFFYAKLIKK
- the smg gene encoding DUF494 family protein Smg; translated protein: MFDVLMYLFETYIHNEAEMRVDQDRLTRDLTDAGFEREDIFNALMWLEKLADYQEGLVEPMQLASDPLSVRIFTYEESQRLDASCRGFLLFLEQIQVLNLETREMVIERVMALDTAEFELEELKWVILMVLFNLPGSENAYEQMEELLFETNEGMLH
- the trkA gene encoding Trk system potassium transporter TrkA, translated to MKIIILGAGQVGGTLAENLVGENNDITIIDTNGERLRSLQDKFDLRVVQGHASHPRVLREAGADDADMLVAVTSSDETNMVACQVAYSLFNTPNRIARIRSPDYVRDADKLFQSDAVPIDHLIAPEQLVIDNIYRLIEYPGALQVVNFAEGKVSLAVVKAYYGGPLVGNALSTMRDHMPHIDTRVAAIFRHDRPIRPQGSTIVEAGDEVFFIAASQHIRAVMSELQRLEKPYKRIMLVGGGNIGAGLARQLEKDYSVKLIERNQQRAAELAEKLQNTIVFFGDASDQELLAEEHIDQVDLFIAVTNDDEANIMSAMLAKRMGAKKVMVLIQRKAYVDLVQGSVIDIAISPQQATISALLSHVRKADIVGVSSLRRGVAEAIEAVAHGDESTSRVVGRVIDEIKLPPGTIIGAVVRGNDVMIANDNLRIEQGDHVIMFLTDKKYISDVERLFQPSPFFL
- the aroE gene encoding shikimate dehydrogenase, with the protein product MESYVVFGNPIAHSKSPFIHEQFAQQLQITHPYGRMLAPLDEFTATLDTFFQQGGRGANVTVPFKEEAFARADELTERAALAGAVNTLKRLDDGRILGDNTDGIGLLSDLERLKLIKPGYRVLLIGAGGAARGVLLPLLSLDCSVTITNRTEERAQTLADLFRHTGSVSALSMSALGGHEFDLIINATSSGIAGEMLPIPASLVNAHVCCYDMFYQKGNTAFLAWCAEHGAKHYADGLGMLVGQAAHAVLLWHGVLPDIEPVIKLLKRELGV